One genomic window of Salmo salar chromosome ssa12, Ssal_v3.1, whole genome shotgun sequence includes the following:
- the LOC106564512 gene encoding transcription activator BRG1 isoform X9, protein MSTPDPPIGGTPRQGPSPGPGPSPGAMLGPSPGPSPGGSSHSMMGPSPGPPSLPQPGPSGYSEENMHPLHKPLEGMERTTMERTAMERTAMERTGIERTTMERTGMERTGMERTGMERSGMERTGMERTGMERTGMERTGMERTGMERTGMERTGMERTAMERTAMERTAMERTAMERTAMERTAMERTSMERTAMERTAMERTVMERTAMERTGMHEKGMSEESRFAQMKGMPMRQGGHSGMGPPPSPMDQHSQGYHSPLGGSDHSSPVPSNGPPSGPLQPSSAGPNPSDTSSNPDSQTLGGQNQQQNRPGGPQQSGSGPGPHGPSPGPTTPGGPGGGPTPFNQNQLHQLRAQIMAYKMLARGQPLPDHLQMAVQGKRPMGCSPGMQGPGPGQGGLGQPMPSLAPGGPGGVGPGQGPGGPMGQGYSRAHGMMGPNMPPPGPSGPTGMQGQNPNGPPKSWSEGPMVNAAAPSNAPQKLIPPQPTGRPSPAPPSIPPAASPVMPPQTQSPGQPVQPPPMVPHHAKQNRITPIQKPHGLDPVEILQEREYRLQARITHRIAELENLPGSLAGDLRTKATIELKALQLLNFQRQLRQEVVVCMRRDTALETALDAKAYKRSKRQSLREARITEKLEKQQKIEQERKRRQKHQEYLSIILAHAKDFKEYHRSITAKIQKATKAVATYHANTEREQKKENERIEKERMRRLMAEDEEGYRKLIDQKKDKRLAYLLQQTDEYVANLTELVRAHKLVQALKEKKKKRKKKKLENAEGQTPVLGPDGEPLDETSQMSDLPVKVIHVDSGNILTGADAPKAGQLDTWLEMNPGYEVAPRSDSEDSGSEEEEEEEEEPQPAVPPVVVLPGLVGLEEKKKKIPDPDSEEVSEVDVRHIIEHAKQDVDDEYNSAEAAFARGLQSYYAVAHAVTERVEKQSTILINGQLKQYQIKGLEWLVSLYNNNLNGILADEMGLGKTIQTIALITYLMENKRVNGPFLIIVPLSTLSNWVYEFDKWAPSVVKVSYKGSPQARRAFIPQLRSGKFNVLLTTYEYIIKDKQVLAKIRWKYMIVDEGHRMKNHHCKLTQVLNTHYLAPRRVLLTGTPLQNKLPELWALLNFLLPTIFKSCSTFEQWFNAPFAMTGEKVDLNEEETILIIRRLHKVLRPFLLRRLKKEVEAQLPEKVEYVIKCDMSALQRVLYRHMQAKGVLLTDGSEKDKKGKGGTKTLMNTIMQLRKICNHPYMFQQIEESFSEHLGFSGGIVSGLDLYRASGKFEVLDRILPKLRATNHKVLLFCQMTSLMTIMEDYFAYRNFKHLRLDGTTKAEDRGMLLKAFNDPASQYFIFLLSTRAGGLGLNLQSADTVVIFDSDWNPHQDLQAQDRAHRIGQQNEVRVLRLCTVNSVEEKILAAAKYKLNVDQKVIQAGMFDQKSSSHERRAFLQAILEHEEQDEVGAPGGVWKSGGSWEEDEVPDDETVNQMIARSEEEFDHFMRMDLDRRREDARNPRRKPRLMEEDELPTWIVKDDAEVERLTCEEEEEKMFGRGSRQRKEVDYSDSLTEKQWLKAIEEGTLEEIEEEVRHKKTTRKRKRDRDDLPGPSSSSSGGRRSRDKDEDGKRQKKRGRPPAEKLSPNPPALTKKMKKIVDAVIKYKDSNGRQLSEVFIQLPSRKELPEYYELIRKPVDFRKIKERIRSHRYRSLGDLERDVMLLFQNAQTFNLEGSLIYEDSIVLQSVFTSLRQKIEKEEDSEGEDSEEEEEDLDEGSESESRSVKVKIRLGRREKSSDRGKGRRRMGRTRAKPVVSDDDTEEEQEEERSPSGTDEES, encoded by the exons CCACTGGAAGGTATGGAGAGAACTACCATGGAGAGAACTGCAATGGAGAGAACTGCAATGGAGAGGACTGGAATAGAGAGGACTACTATGGAGAGGACTGGTATGGAGAGGACTGGTATGGAGAGGACAGGTATGGAGAGGTCTGGTATGGAGAGGACTGGTATGGAGAGGACTGGTATGGAGAGGACTGGTATGGAGAGGACAGGTATGGAGAGGACTGGTATGGAGAGGACTGGTATGGAGAGGACTGGTATGGAGAGGACTGCCATGGAGAGGACTGCCATGGAGAGGACTGCCATGGAGAGGACTGCCATGGAGAGGACTGCCATGGAGAGGACTGCCATGGAGAGAACTAGTATGGAGAGGACTGCCATGGAGAGGACTGCCATGGAGAGGACAGTTATGGAGAGGACTGCTATGGAGAGAACTGGTATGCATGAGAAGGGCATGAGTGAGGAGTCCCGCTTTGCCCAGATGAAGGGCATGCccatgagacagggaggacacaGTGGCATGGGCCCTCCTCCAAGCCCCATGGACCAACACTCTCAAG gCTACCACTCCCCACTCGGCGGCTCTGACCACTCCAGCCCCGTCCCTTCCAATGGGCCCCCCTCTGGCCCTCTCCAACCCTCTAGCGCTGGCCCAAACCCCTCAGACACCTCCTCCAACCCGGACTCCCAAACCCTGGGGGGCCAGAACCAGCAGCAGAACCGGCCCGGTGGGCCCCAGCAAAGTGGCTCCGGCCCTGGCCCTCATGGCCCCAGTCCTGGCCCCACCACCCCTGGTGGCCCCGGTGGAGGCCCTACTCCTTTCAACCAGAACCAGCTTCACCAGCTGCGGGCCCAGATCATGGCCTATAAG ATGCTGGCCAGGGGGCAGCCACTACCGGACCACCTCCAGATGGCTGTCCAGGGGAAGAGGCCCATGGGGTGCAGCCCAGGGATGCAGGGGCCGGGGCCAGGGCAGGGGGGACTGGGGCAGCCCATGCCCAGCCTGGCTCCTGGAGGTCCTGGAGGTGTGGGGCCAGGACAAGGACCAGGAGGACCCATGGGCCAGGGCTACAGCAGAGCTCACG GGATGATGGGACCCAACATGCCTCCTCCAGGCCCCTCTGGTCCAACAGGCATGCAGGGACAGAACCCCAACGGACCCCCCAAGTCCTGGTCTGAAG GTCCGATGGTAAACGCCGCCGCCCCCTCTAACGCCCCCCAGAAGTTGATCCCTCCCCAGCCAACGGGCCGTCcctcccctgctccaccctccATACCCCCCGCGGCCTCCCCGGTCATGCCTCCCCAGACCCAGTCCCCTGGGCAGCCAGTCCAGCCCCCACCCATGGTGCCCCACCATGCCAAGCAGAACCGCATTACCCCCATCCAGAAACCCCACGGACTCGACCCGGTGGAAATACTGCAGGAGAGGGAGTACAG ACTGCAGGCTCGTATCACCCATCGGATAGCTGAGTTGGAGAACCTCCCTGGCTCTCTGGCTGGAGACCTGAGGACCAAGGCCACCATCGAACTCAAGGCCCTCCAGCTGCTCAACTTCCAGAGACAG CTGCGTCAGGAGGTAGTGGTGTGTATGCGTAGGGACACAGCTCTGGAGACAGCTCTGGACGCTAAGGCCTACAAGAGGAGCAAGCGCCAGTCCCTACGGGAGGCCCGCATCACAGAGAAACTGGAGAAACAGCAGAAGATCGAACAGGAGCGCAAACGTCGACAGAAACACCAG GAGTATCTGAGCATTATCCTGGCCCACGCCAAAGACTTTAAGGAGTACCACCGCTCCATCACAGCTAAGATCCAGAAAGCCACCAAGGCCGTGGCCACATACCACGCCAACACAGAGCGCGAGCAGAAGAAGGAGAACGAGCGTATCgagaaggagaggatgaggaggctGATG gctgagGATGAGGAGGGCTACCGTAAGCTGATTGACCAGAAGAAAGACAAGCGTCTGGCCTACCTGCTGCAGCAGACGGATGAGTACGTAGCCAACCTCACTGAGTTGGTCCGGGCTCACAAGCTGGTACAGGCCCtcaaagagaagaagaagaagaggaagaagaagaag CTGGAGAACGCTGAGGGTCAGACTCCTGTACTGGGACCTGATGGAGAA CCTCTAGATGAGACGTCCCAGATGAGTGACCTACCAGTGAAGGTGATCCACGTGGACAGTGGTAACATCCTGACAGGGGCGGACGCTCCTAAAGCTGGACAGCTGGACACATGGCTGGAGATGAACCCTGG GTACGAGGTGGCCCCTCGCTCTGACAGTGAAGACAGTGGAtcggaagaggaggag gaggaagaggaggagccccAGCCAGCAGTGCCTCCAGTAGTGGTCCTCCCAGGGTTAGTAGGgttagaggagaagaagaagaagatcccAGACCCAGACAGTGAAGAAGTATCAGAGGTGGACGTACGACACATCATAGA GCATGCTAAACAGGATGTGGATGATGAGTATAACAGTGCAGAGGCAGCGTTCGCTCGGGGACTCCAGTCTTACTACGCTGTGGCCCATGCTGTCACTGAGAGAGTGGAGAAACAGTCCACTATACTCATCAACGGACAACTGAAACAGTACCAG ATTAAAGGTCTGGAGtggctggtgtctctctacaaCAACAATCTGAATGGTATCCTGGCTGATGAGATGGGACTAGGAAAGACCATCCAGACCATCGCTCTCATCACGTACCTGATGGAGAACAAACGAGTCAACGGACCTTTCCTCATCATAGTACCGCTCTC AACTCTCTCTAACTGGGTGTATGAGTTTGACAAGTGGGCTCCGTCTGTAGTGAAAGTCTCCTACAAG GGTTCCCCTCAGGCCAGAAGGGCCTTCATCCCCCAGCTACGCAGCGGCAAGTTCAACGTTCTCCTCACTACCTATGAGTACATCATCAAGGATAAACAGGTCCTAGCCaag ATCCGGTGGAAGTACATGATCGTGGACGAGGGCCACCGGATGAAGAACCACCACTGTAAGCTGACCCAGGTCCTCAACACCCACTACCTGGCCCCCAGGAGAGTGCTCCTAACTGGGACACCGCTCCAGAACAAGCTGCCTGAGCTCTGGGCCCTGCTCAACTTTCTCCTGCCCACCATCTTTAAGAGCTGCAGTACTTTCGAACAGTGGTTCAATGCACCGTTTGCTATGACTGGAGAGAAG GTGGATCTAAATGAAGAGGAGACCATCCTGATTATCCGTCGCCTCCACAAGGTGCTCCGCCCCTTCCTGTTACGCAGGCTCAAGAAGGAAGTAGAGGCTCAGCTCCCGGAAAAG gTGGAGTATGTAATAAAGTGTGATATGTCAGCGCTCCAGAGGGTTCTATACAGACATATGCAGGCCAAGGGAGTCCTACTGACAGACGGCTCTGAGAAGGACAAGAAG GGTAAAGGAGGTACCAAGACTCTGATGAACACCATCATGCAGTTGAGGAAGATTTGTAACCATCCCTACATGTTCCAACAGATAGAG GAATCTTTCTCTGAGCATTTAGGATTTTCCGGAGGGATAGTGAGTGG TCTTGACCTGTACCGAGCCTCAGGGAAGTTTGAGGTGCTGGACCGTATCCTGCCCAAGCTGAGGGCCACCAAccacaaggtgttgttgttctgtcaGATGACCTCGCTCATGACCATCATGGAGGACTACTTCGCCTACCGCAACTTCAAGCACCTGCGTCTGGACG gcacCACCAAAGCAGAGGACAGGGGCATGCTGTTGAAGGCGTTTAACGACCCGGCCTCCCAGTACTTCATCTTCCTGCTCAGTACCAGAGCCGGCGGGCTGGGCCTCAACCTGCAGTCAGCTGACACCGTGGTCATCTTTGACTCTGACTGGAACCCTCACCAG gACCTGCAGGCCCAGGACCGTGCGCACCGCATCGGCCAACAGAACGAGGTCCGCGTCCTGCGTCTCTGCACCGTCAACTCCGTAGAGGAGAAGATCCTGGCGGCGGCCAAGTACAAACTCAACGTGGACCAGAAGGTCATCCAGGCCGGCATGTTTGACCAGAAGTCATCGAGCCACGAGCGCCGGGCTTTCCTGCAGGCCATCCTGGAGCACGAGGAACAGGACGAGGTCGGGGCCCCGGGGGGCGTGTGGAAGTCTGGGGGGTCTTGG GAGGAGGACGAGGTGCCAGACGATGAGACGGTCAACCAGATGATCGCCAGGAGCGAGGAGGAGTTTGACCACTTCATG cgTATGGACCTGGACAGGCGGCGTGAGGACGCTCGGAACCCCCGGCGTAAGCCCCGTCTGATGGAGGAGGACGAGCTGCCCACCTGGATCGTGAAGGATGACGCCGAGGTGGAGAGACTCACCtgtgaggaagaagaggagaagatgTTCGGGAGGGGGTCCCGCCAGCGCAAGGAGGTGGACTACAGTGACTCACTCACCGAGAAGCAGTGGCTCAAG gcCATTGAGGAAGGCACGTTAGAGGAGATCGAGGAGGAGGTGCGTCACAAGAAGACCACCCGGAAGCGAAAGCGTGACCGCGATGACCTCCCtggcccctcctcttcctcctcggggGGCAGGCGGAGCCGGGACAAGGACGAGGACGGGAAGAGACAGAAGAAGAGGGGACGCCCCCCCGCAGAGAAACTCTCCCCCAACCCGCCAGCTCTCACCAAGAAGATGAAGAAGATAGTGGACGCTGTTATTAAATACAAAGACAG TAATGGTCGTCAGCTGAGTGAGGTCTTCATCCAGCTGCCCTCGCGCAAAGAGCTGCCAGAGTACTACGAGCTCATCCGCAAGCCTGTCGACTTCAGGAAAATCAAG GAGAGGATCCGTAGCCACAGATACCGTAGTCTaggagacctggagagagatGTGATGCTACTCTTTCAGAACGCACAGACCTTCAACCTGGAGGGATcactg ATCTACGAGGACTCCATCGTGCTCCAGTCGGTGTTCACCAGTCTGAGACAGAAGATCGAGAAGGAGGAGGACAGCGAGGGAgaggacagtgaggaagaggaggaggacctgGACGAAGGCTCCGAGTCAGAGT CCCGCTCAGTGAAGGTGAAGATCCGTCTGGGACGGAGAGAGAAGAGTAGTGACCGGGGGAAGGGTAGGAGACGTATGGGACGCACCCGAGCCAAACCTGTAGTCAGCGACGACGACActgaagaggagcaggaggag GAACGCTCCCCCAGTGGCACTGATGAAGAATCCTAA
- the LOC106564512 gene encoding transcription activator BRG1 isoform X5, which yields MLARGQPLPDHLQMAVQGKRPMGCSPGMQGPGPGQGGLGQPMPSLAPGGPGGVGPGQGPGGPMGQGYSRAHGMMGPNMPPPGPSGPTGMQGQNPNGPPKSWSEGPMVNAAAPSNAPQKLIPPQPTGRPSPAPPSIPPAASPVMPPQTQSPGQPVQPPPMVPHHAKQNRITPIQKPHGLDPVEILQEREYRLQARITHRIAELENLPGSLAGDLRTKATIELKALQLLNFQRQLRQEVVVCMRRDTALETALDAKAYKRSKRQSLREARITEKLEKQQKIEQERKRRQKHQEYLSIILAHAKDFKEYHRSITAKIQKATKAVATYHANTEREQKKENERIEKERMRRLMAEDEEGYRKLIDQKKDKRLAYLLQQTDEYVANLTELVRAHKLVQALKEKKKKRKKKKKLENAEGQTPVLGPDGEPLDETSQMSDLPVKVIHVDSGNILTGADAPKAGQLDTWLEMNPGYEVAPRSDSEDSGSEEEEEEEEEPQPAVPPVVVLPGLVGLEEKKKKIPDPDSEEVSEVDVRHIIEHAKQDVDDEYNSAEAAFARGLQSYYAVAHAVTERVEKQSTILINGQLKQYQIKGLEWLVSLYNNNLNGILADEMGLGKTIQTIALITYLMENKRVNGPFLIIVPLSTLSNWVYEFDKWAPSVVKVSYKGSPQARRAFIPQLRSGKFNVLLTTYEYIIKDKQVLAKIRWKYMIVDEGHRMKNHHCKLTQVLNTHYLAPRRVLLTGTPLQNKLPELWALLNFLLPTIFKSCSTFEQWFNAPFAMTGEKVDLNEEETILIIRRLHKVLRPFLLRRLKKEVEAQLPEKVEYVIKCDMSALQRVLYRHMQAKGVLLTDGSEKDKKGKGGTKTLMNTIMQLRKICNHPYMFQQIEESFSEHLGFSGGIVSGLDLYRASGKFEVLDRILPKLRATNHKVLLFCQMTSLMTIMEDYFAYRNFKHLRLDGTTKAEDRGMLLKAFNDPASQYFIFLLSTRAGGLGLNLQSADTVVIFDSDWNPHQDLQAQDRAHRIGQQNEVRVLRLCTVNSVEEKILAAAKYKLNVDQKVIQAGMFDQKSSSHERRAFLQAILEHEEQDEVGAPGGVWKSGGSWEEDEVPDDETVNQMIARSEEEFDHFMRMDLDRRREDARNPRRKPRLMEEDELPTWIVKDDAEVERLTCEEEEEKMFGRGSRQRKEVDYSDSLTEKQWLKAIEEGTLEEIEEEVRHKKTTRKRKRDRDDLPGPSSSSSGGRRSRDKDEDGKRQKKRGRPPAEKLSPNPPALTKKMKKIVDAVIKYKDSSNGRQLSEVFIQLPSRKELPEYYELIRKPVDFRKIKERIRSHRYRSLGDLERDVMLLFQNAQTFNLEGSLIYEDSIVLQSVFTSLRQKIEKEEDSEGEDSEEEEEDLDEGSESESRSVKVKIRLGRREKSSDRGKGRRRMGRTRAKPVVSDDDTEEEQEEVRGEEERSPSGTDEES from the exons ATGCTGGCCAGGGGGCAGCCACTACCGGACCACCTCCAGATGGCTGTCCAGGGGAAGAGGCCCATGGGGTGCAGCCCAGGGATGCAGGGGCCGGGGCCAGGGCAGGGGGGACTGGGGCAGCCCATGCCCAGCCTGGCTCCTGGAGGTCCTGGAGGTGTGGGGCCAGGACAAGGACCAGGAGGACCCATGGGCCAGGGCTACAGCAGAGCTCACG GGATGATGGGACCCAACATGCCTCCTCCAGGCCCCTCTGGTCCAACAGGCATGCAGGGACAGAACCCCAACGGACCCCCCAAGTCCTGGTCTGAAG GTCCGATGGTAAACGCCGCCGCCCCCTCTAACGCCCCCCAGAAGTTGATCCCTCCCCAGCCAACGGGCCGTCcctcccctgctccaccctccATACCCCCCGCGGCCTCCCCGGTCATGCCTCCCCAGACCCAGTCCCCTGGGCAGCCAGTCCAGCCCCCACCCATGGTGCCCCACCATGCCAAGCAGAACCGCATTACCCCCATCCAGAAACCCCACGGACTCGACCCGGTGGAAATACTGCAGGAGAGGGAGTACAG ACTGCAGGCTCGTATCACCCATCGGATAGCTGAGTTGGAGAACCTCCCTGGCTCTCTGGCTGGAGACCTGAGGACCAAGGCCACCATCGAACTCAAGGCCCTCCAGCTGCTCAACTTCCAGAGACAG CTGCGTCAGGAGGTAGTGGTGTGTATGCGTAGGGACACAGCTCTGGAGACAGCTCTGGACGCTAAGGCCTACAAGAGGAGCAAGCGCCAGTCCCTACGGGAGGCCCGCATCACAGAGAAACTGGAGAAACAGCAGAAGATCGAACAGGAGCGCAAACGTCGACAGAAACACCAG GAGTATCTGAGCATTATCCTGGCCCACGCCAAAGACTTTAAGGAGTACCACCGCTCCATCACAGCTAAGATCCAGAAAGCCACCAAGGCCGTGGCCACATACCACGCCAACACAGAGCGCGAGCAGAAGAAGGAGAACGAGCGTATCgagaaggagaggatgaggaggctGATG gctgagGATGAGGAGGGCTACCGTAAGCTGATTGACCAGAAGAAAGACAAGCGTCTGGCCTACCTGCTGCAGCAGACGGATGAGTACGTAGCCAACCTCACTGAGTTGGTCCGGGCTCACAAGCTGGTACAGGCCCtcaaagagaagaagaagaagaggaagaagaagaag AAGCTGGAGAACGCTGAGGGTCAGACTCCTGTACTGGGACCTGATGGAGAA CCTCTAGATGAGACGTCCCAGATGAGTGACCTACCAGTGAAGGTGATCCACGTGGACAGTGGTAACATCCTGACAGGGGCGGACGCTCCTAAAGCTGGACAGCTGGACACATGGCTGGAGATGAACCCTGG GTACGAGGTGGCCCCTCGCTCTGACAGTGAAGACAGTGGAtcggaagaggaggag gaggaagaggaggagccccAGCCAGCAGTGCCTCCAGTAGTGGTCCTCCCAGGGTTAGTAGGgttagaggagaagaagaagaagatcccAGACCCAGACAGTGAAGAAGTATCAGAGGTGGACGTACGACACATCATAGA GCATGCTAAACAGGATGTGGATGATGAGTATAACAGTGCAGAGGCAGCGTTCGCTCGGGGACTCCAGTCTTACTACGCTGTGGCCCATGCTGTCACTGAGAGAGTGGAGAAACAGTCCACTATACTCATCAACGGACAACTGAAACAGTACCAG ATTAAAGGTCTGGAGtggctggtgtctctctacaaCAACAATCTGAATGGTATCCTGGCTGATGAGATGGGACTAGGAAAGACCATCCAGACCATCGCTCTCATCACGTACCTGATGGAGAACAAACGAGTCAACGGACCTTTCCTCATCATAGTACCGCTCTC AACTCTCTCTAACTGGGTGTATGAGTTTGACAAGTGGGCTCCGTCTGTAGTGAAAGTCTCCTACAAG GGTTCCCCTCAGGCCAGAAGGGCCTTCATCCCCCAGCTACGCAGCGGCAAGTTCAACGTTCTCCTCACTACCTATGAGTACATCATCAAGGATAAACAGGTCCTAGCCaag ATCCGGTGGAAGTACATGATCGTGGACGAGGGCCACCGGATGAAGAACCACCACTGTAAGCTGACCCAGGTCCTCAACACCCACTACCTGGCCCCCAGGAGAGTGCTCCTAACTGGGACACCGCTCCAGAACAAGCTGCCTGAGCTCTGGGCCCTGCTCAACTTTCTCCTGCCCACCATCTTTAAGAGCTGCAGTACTTTCGAACAGTGGTTCAATGCACCGTTTGCTATGACTGGAGAGAAG GTGGATCTAAATGAAGAGGAGACCATCCTGATTATCCGTCGCCTCCACAAGGTGCTCCGCCCCTTCCTGTTACGCAGGCTCAAGAAGGAAGTAGAGGCTCAGCTCCCGGAAAAG gTGGAGTATGTAATAAAGTGTGATATGTCAGCGCTCCAGAGGGTTCTATACAGACATATGCAGGCCAAGGGAGTCCTACTGACAGACGGCTCTGAGAAGGACAAGAAG GGTAAAGGAGGTACCAAGACTCTGATGAACACCATCATGCAGTTGAGGAAGATTTGTAACCATCCCTACATGTTCCAACAGATAGAG GAATCTTTCTCTGAGCATTTAGGATTTTCCGGAGGGATAGTGAGTGG TCTTGACCTGTACCGAGCCTCAGGGAAGTTTGAGGTGCTGGACCGTATCCTGCCCAAGCTGAGGGCCACCAAccacaaggtgttgttgttctgtcaGATGACCTCGCTCATGACCATCATGGAGGACTACTTCGCCTACCGCAACTTCAAGCACCTGCGTCTGGACG gcacCACCAAAGCAGAGGACAGGGGCATGCTGTTGAAGGCGTTTAACGACCCGGCCTCCCAGTACTTCATCTTCCTGCTCAGTACCAGAGCCGGCGGGCTGGGCCTCAACCTGCAGTCAGCTGACACCGTGGTCATCTTTGACTCTGACTGGAACCCTCACCAG gACCTGCAGGCCCAGGACCGTGCGCACCGCATCGGCCAACAGAACGAGGTCCGCGTCCTGCGTCTCTGCACCGTCAACTCCGTAGAGGAGAAGATCCTGGCGGCGGCCAAGTACAAACTCAACGTGGACCAGAAGGTCATCCAGGCCGGCATGTTTGACCAGAAGTCATCGAGCCACGAGCGCCGGGCTTTCCTGCAGGCCATCCTGGAGCACGAGGAACAGGACGAGGTCGGGGCCCCGGGGGGCGTGTGGAAGTCTGGGGGGTCTTGG GAGGAGGACGAGGTGCCAGACGATGAGACGGTCAACCAGATGATCGCCAGGAGCGAGGAGGAGTTTGACCACTTCATG cgTATGGACCTGGACAGGCGGCGTGAGGACGCTCGGAACCCCCGGCGTAAGCCCCGTCTGATGGAGGAGGACGAGCTGCCCACCTGGATCGTGAAGGATGACGCCGAGGTGGAGAGACTCACCtgtgaggaagaagaggagaagatgTTCGGGAGGGGGTCCCGCCAGCGCAAGGAGGTGGACTACAGTGACTCACTCACCGAGAAGCAGTGGCTCAAG gcCATTGAGGAAGGCACGTTAGAGGAGATCGAGGAGGAGGTGCGTCACAAGAAGACCACCCGGAAGCGAAAGCGTGACCGCGATGACCTCCCtggcccctcctcttcctcctcggggGGCAGGCGGAGCCGGGACAAGGACGAGGACGGGAAGAGACAGAAGAAGAGGGGACGCCCCCCCGCAGAGAAACTCTCCCCCAACCCGCCAGCTCTCACCAAGAAGATGAAGAAGATAGTGGACGCTGTTATTAAATACAAAGACAG CAGTAATGGTCGTCAGCTGAGTGAGGTCTTCATCCAGCTGCCCTCGCGCAAAGAGCTGCCAGAGTACTACGAGCTCATCCGCAAGCCTGTCGACTTCAGGAAAATCAAG GAGAGGATCCGTAGCCACAGATACCGTAGTCTaggagacctggagagagatGTGATGCTACTCTTTCAGAACGCACAGACCTTCAACCTGGAGGGATcactg ATCTACGAGGACTCCATCGTGCTCCAGTCGGTGTTCACCAGTCTGAGACAGAAGATCGAGAAGGAGGAGGACAGCGAGGGAgaggacagtgaggaagaggaggaggacctgGACGAAGGCTCCGAGTCAGAGT CCCGCTCAGTGAAGGTGAAGATCCGTCTGGGACGGAGAGAGAAGAGTAGTGACCGGGGGAAGGGTAGGAGACGTATGGGACGCACCCGAGCCAAACCTGTAGTCAGCGACGACGACActgaagaggagcaggaggaggtgaggggagaggag GAACGCTCCCCCAGTGGCACTGATGAAGAATCCTAA